Proteins encoded by one window of Salvia splendens isolate huo1 chromosome 5, SspV2, whole genome shotgun sequence:
- the LOC121806019 gene encoding uncharacterized protein LOC121806019: protein MAAPFFTTPFQPFVYQSPQDAVTAFQILGGEAQIVQIMLKPQEKVVSKPGSMCYMSGSIQMENVYMPENEAGVWQWVLGKCVTGMVLQNTGSTDGFVGIAAPTLARIIPIDLALFGGEMLCQPDAFFCSINDVKVKNVDPRAHNVITSAEGFLRQKISGQGLAFIVGGGSVVQKNLEVGEVLAVDVSSIVAVSASVNVQIKYNGPMRRVLFGGDNMVTAHLTGPGIVFIQSMPFRRLSQRIARAVTSPNMRDNPKFLFQIAILFFIAYIVVSSLILTDI from the exons AGCCCGCAAGACGCTGTAACAGCTTTTCAGATATTGGGTGGGGAAGCTCAAATTGTTCAG ATAATGTTGAAGCCACAAGAAAAGGTCGTTTCAAAGCCTG GTTCCATGTGCTACATGTCTGGGTCAATACAAATGGAAAATGTCTATATGCCTGAAAATGAAGCAGGTGTGTGGCAATGGGTTCTTGGAAAATGTGTTACTGGCATGGTTCTCCAGAATACTGGTTCAACTGATGGGTTCGTGGGAATTGCTGCACCTACTCTTGCAAGAATTATCCCG ATTGATTTAGCTCTTTTTGGCGGCGAAATGTTGTGCCAG CCAGATGCCTTTTTTTGCTCAATAAATGATGTAAAAGTAAAAAATGTTGATCCGAGGGCACATAATGTTATCACTAGTGCTGAG GGATTTTTGAGGCAGAAAATATCTGGTCAAGGACTAGCATTTATAGTTGGTGGCGGCTCTG TTGTCCAGAAAAATCTCGAGGTCGGTGAAGTTCTAGCAGTTGATGTCTCTAGCATCGTTGCAGTGTCAGCATCAGTAAACGTACAAATCAAATATAATGGTCCTATGAGAAGGGTGCTCTTTGGG GGTGACAATATGGTTACTGCTCATTTAACCGGGCCTGGTATTGTCTTCATCCAGAGCATGCCCTTTCGTCGGCTTTCTCAGCGCATTGCAAG GGCTGTAACATCTCCAAATATGAGGGACAATCCCAAGTTTTTATTCCAGATAGCAATCCTTTTCTTTATAGCGTATATTGTTGTGTCATCACTAATCTTAACTGACATATGA